The following are from one region of the Canis lupus familiaris isolate Mischka breed German Shepherd chromosome 30, alternate assembly UU_Cfam_GSD_1.0, whole genome shotgun sequence genome:
- the NEIL1 gene encoding endonuclease 8-like 1 isoform X1 has product MPEGPELHLASRFVNAACAGLVFGGAVETSRCSRGPAVPFESSAYRISASARGKELRLALRPLPGALPAREPLALVFRFGMTGSFRLAPRDALPAHAHLRFYTAPPGPRLALCFVDARRFGRWHLGGDWQPGRGPCVLLEYERFSPLVSAEGKQPHLGHDAATEEGRENVLRNLAHKAFEQPICEALLDQRFLNGIGNYLRAEILHRLGIPPFEKARTVLEALQQRRPSPEQTLSQKIRAKLQSPDLLELCHSVPKEVVQLGGKGYGPESGEEDFAAFRAWLRCYGVPGMSSLRDRRGRTIWFQGDPGPLAPKGGKSRKKKPKGAQQGPEHRTEGPLLPSAARSRSRGARRGPPEQGTAQQPEGTSLQQDPEVPPAPVKGRRRRQPAASGHRRPQRIKANTRSLEEGMSAS; this is encoded by the exons ATGCCCGAGGGCCCCGAGCTGCACCTGGCCAGCCGCTTCGTGAACGCGGCGTGCGCGGGCCTGGTGTTCGGCGGCGCCGTGGAGACGTCGCGCTGCAGCCGCGGCCCCGCGGTGCCCTTCGAGAGCAGCGCCTACCGCATCTCGGCGTCGGCGCGCGGCAAGGAGCTGCGCCTGGCGCTGCGCCCCCTGCCCGGGGCCCTGCCCGCGCGGGAGCCGCTGGCCCTGGTCTTCCGATTCGGCATGACGGGCTCCTTCCGCCTGGCGCCCCGGGACGCGCTGCCCGCCCACGCGCACCTGCGCTTCTACACGGCGCCGCCGGGCCCGCGGCTCGCGCTCTGCTTCGTGGACGCCCGCCGCTTCGGCCGCTGGCACCTCGGGGGCGACTGGCAGCCCGGCCGCGGGCCCTGCGTCTTGCTGGAGTACGAGCGGTTCAG TCCCCTGGTCTCTGCGGAGGGGAAGCAGCCCCACCTGGGACATGATGCGGCCACCGAGGAGGGCAG GGAGAACGTGTTACGAAACCTGGCGCACAAGGCCTTTGAGCAGCCCATCTGCGAGGCCCTCCTGGACCAGAGGTTCTTAAATGGCATCGGCAACTACCTCCGGGCGGAGATCCTGCACCG CCTGGGGATACCCCCGTTCGAGAAGGCCCGCACGGTGCTGGAGGCGCTGCAGCAGCGCAGGCCG agCCCGGAgcagaccctgagccagaagATCAGGGCTAAGCTGCAGAGCCCGGACCTGCTGGAACTGTGTCACTCGGTGCCCAAGGAAGTGGTCCAGCTGG GGGGCAAAGGGTACGGGCCGGAGAGTGGAGAGGAGGACTTTGCTGCCTTTCGAGCCTGGCTGCGGTGCTACGGCGTGCCGGGCATGAGCTCTCTGCGCGACCGGCGTGGCCGGACCATCTGGTTCCAG GGGGATCCTGGGCCCCTGGCACCCAAAG GGGGAAAGTCCCGCAAGAAGAAACCCAAGGGAGCGCAGCAGGGGCCGGAGCACAGGACCGAG GGCCCTCTCCTTCCAAGCGCGGCCCGTTCCAGGTCACGTGGGGCACGGAGAGGCCCTCCTGAGCAAGGTACAGCCCAGCAGCCGGAGGGGACCAGCCTCCAGCAGGACCCAGAAGTGCCCCCGGCCCCcgtgaaggggaggaggaggcggcaaCCAGCAGCCTCGG GCCACCGAAGACCCCAAAGGATCAAGGCCAACACCCGGTCCTTGGAGGAGGGGATGTCAGCCTCTTAG
- the NEIL1 gene encoding endonuclease 8-like 1 isoform X2, whose amino-acid sequence MPEGPELHLASRFVNAACAGLVFGGAVETSRCSRGPAVPFESSAYRISASARGKELRLALRPLPGALPAREPLALVFRFGMTGSFRLAPRDALPAHAHLRFYTAPPGPRLALCFVDARRFGRWHLGGDWQPGRGPCVLLEYERFRENVLRNLAHKAFEQPICEALLDQRFLNGIGNYLRAEILHRLGIPPFEKARTVLEALQQRRPSPEQTLSQKIRAKLQSPDLLELCHSVPKEVVQLGGKGYGPESGEEDFAAFRAWLRCYGVPGMSSLRDRRGRTIWFQGDPGPLAPKGGKSRKKKPKGAQQGPEHRTEGPLLPSAARSRSRGARRGPPEQGTAQQPEGTSLQQDPEVPPAPVKGRRRRQPAASGHRRPQRIKANTRSLEEGMSAS is encoded by the exons ATGCCCGAGGGCCCCGAGCTGCACCTGGCCAGCCGCTTCGTGAACGCGGCGTGCGCGGGCCTGGTGTTCGGCGGCGCCGTGGAGACGTCGCGCTGCAGCCGCGGCCCCGCGGTGCCCTTCGAGAGCAGCGCCTACCGCATCTCGGCGTCGGCGCGCGGCAAGGAGCTGCGCCTGGCGCTGCGCCCCCTGCCCGGGGCCCTGCCCGCGCGGGAGCCGCTGGCCCTGGTCTTCCGATTCGGCATGACGGGCTCCTTCCGCCTGGCGCCCCGGGACGCGCTGCCCGCCCACGCGCACCTGCGCTTCTACACGGCGCCGCCGGGCCCGCGGCTCGCGCTCTGCTTCGTGGACGCCCGCCGCTTCGGCCGCTGGCACCTCGGGGGCGACTGGCAGCCCGGCCGCGGGCCCTGCGTCTTGCTGGAGTACGAGCGGTTCAG GGAGAACGTGTTACGAAACCTGGCGCACAAGGCCTTTGAGCAGCCCATCTGCGAGGCCCTCCTGGACCAGAGGTTCTTAAATGGCATCGGCAACTACCTCCGGGCGGAGATCCTGCACCG CCTGGGGATACCCCCGTTCGAGAAGGCCCGCACGGTGCTGGAGGCGCTGCAGCAGCGCAGGCCG agCCCGGAgcagaccctgagccagaagATCAGGGCTAAGCTGCAGAGCCCGGACCTGCTGGAACTGTGTCACTCGGTGCCCAAGGAAGTGGTCCAGCTGG GGGGCAAAGGGTACGGGCCGGAGAGTGGAGAGGAGGACTTTGCTGCCTTTCGAGCCTGGCTGCGGTGCTACGGCGTGCCGGGCATGAGCTCTCTGCGCGACCGGCGTGGCCGGACCATCTGGTTCCAG GGGGATCCTGGGCCCCTGGCACCCAAAG GGGGAAAGTCCCGCAAGAAGAAACCCAAGGGAGCGCAGCAGGGGCCGGAGCACAGGACCGAG GGCCCTCTCCTTCCAAGCGCGGCCCGTTCCAGGTCACGTGGGGCACGGAGAGGCCCTCCTGAGCAAGGTACAGCCCAGCAGCCGGAGGGGACCAGCCTCCAGCAGGACCCAGAAGTGCCCCCGGCCCCcgtgaaggggaggaggaggcggcaaCCAGCAGCCTCGG GCCACCGAAGACCCCAAAGGATCAAGGCCAACACCCGGTCCTTGGAGGAGGGGATGTCAGCCTCTTAG
- the NEIL1 gene encoding endonuclease 8-like 1 isoform X3, with product MPEGPELHLASRFVNAACAGLVFGGAVETSRCSRGPAVPFESSAYRISASARGKELRLALRPLPGALPAREPLALVFRFGMTGSFRLAPRDALPAHAHLRFYTAPPGPRLALCFVDARRFGRWHLGGDWQPGRGPCVLLEYERFSPLVSAEGKQPHLGHDAATEEGRENVLRNLAHKAFEQPICEALLDQRFLNGIGNYLRAEILHRLGIPPFEKARTVLEALQQRRPSPEQTLSQKIRAKLQSPDLLELCHSVPKEVVQLGGKGYGPESGEEDFAAFRAWLRCYGVPGMSSLRDRRGRTIWFQGESPARRNPRERSRGRSTGPRALSFQARPVPGHVGHGEALLSKVQPSSRRGPASSRTQKCPRPP from the exons ATGCCCGAGGGCCCCGAGCTGCACCTGGCCAGCCGCTTCGTGAACGCGGCGTGCGCGGGCCTGGTGTTCGGCGGCGCCGTGGAGACGTCGCGCTGCAGCCGCGGCCCCGCGGTGCCCTTCGAGAGCAGCGCCTACCGCATCTCGGCGTCGGCGCGCGGCAAGGAGCTGCGCCTGGCGCTGCGCCCCCTGCCCGGGGCCCTGCCCGCGCGGGAGCCGCTGGCCCTGGTCTTCCGATTCGGCATGACGGGCTCCTTCCGCCTGGCGCCCCGGGACGCGCTGCCCGCCCACGCGCACCTGCGCTTCTACACGGCGCCGCCGGGCCCGCGGCTCGCGCTCTGCTTCGTGGACGCCCGCCGCTTCGGCCGCTGGCACCTCGGGGGCGACTGGCAGCCCGGCCGCGGGCCCTGCGTCTTGCTGGAGTACGAGCGGTTCAG TCCCCTGGTCTCTGCGGAGGGGAAGCAGCCCCACCTGGGACATGATGCGGCCACCGAGGAGGGCAG GGAGAACGTGTTACGAAACCTGGCGCACAAGGCCTTTGAGCAGCCCATCTGCGAGGCCCTCCTGGACCAGAGGTTCTTAAATGGCATCGGCAACTACCTCCGGGCGGAGATCCTGCACCG CCTGGGGATACCCCCGTTCGAGAAGGCCCGCACGGTGCTGGAGGCGCTGCAGCAGCGCAGGCCG agCCCGGAgcagaccctgagccagaagATCAGGGCTAAGCTGCAGAGCCCGGACCTGCTGGAACTGTGTCACTCGGTGCCCAAGGAAGTGGTCCAGCTGG GGGGCAAAGGGTACGGGCCGGAGAGTGGAGAGGAGGACTTTGCTGCCTTTCGAGCCTGGCTGCGGTGCTACGGCGTGCCGGGCATGAGCTCTCTGCGCGACCGGCGTGGCCGGACCATCTGGTTCCAG GGGGAAAGTCCCGCAAGAAGAAACCCAAGGGAGCGCAGCAGGGGCCGGAGCACAGGACCGAG GGCCCTCTCCTTCCAAGCGCGGCCCGTTCCAGGTCACGTGGGGCACGGAGAGGCCCTCCTGAGCAAGGTACAGCCCAGCAGCCGGAGGGGACCAGCCTCCAGCAGGACCCAGAAGTGCCCCCGGCCCCcgtga